A window of the Fragaria vesca subsp. vesca unplaced genomic scaffold, FraVesHawaii_1.0 scf0513126, whole genome shotgun sequence genome harbors these coding sequences:
- the LOC101308735 gene encoding glutamate receptor 2.7-like — translation MSSHSTAKTVQRLGILFPLLIIYLLFNLSYAVKAQDEKSVTNVGAIIDVDSRIGKQQKAAMEIAAENFNNQSKTDELILHFRDSGRDPFLAAYAAEHLIKEEKVQVIIGMETWQEAVTVADVVKNKNLSDDQVVPVISFAAPTITPPLIQHLWPFLIRMGSDVAAQMACIGDIVSAYYWKRVVVVYEDDGYGGGIGRLALLSETLRAVGAKIEHRIVLPRISESTDPYWDEVEKQFKLSNVQSRTFIVLQSSLPTVTGLFKVAKKMGLVGVDSAWIITEGIASLLDPQDNHDMEGTLGIKTYYDRNTTTYASFQKEFRTKYSDEDNSKPGIYALRAYDIISIITQAISKMNTETTNTSLQELLAERLSNNYKGLSGIMQLKGGEVLLDSPRFRIINIVDGKTDKELNIWTPGFGFSKSLVKVSGTYRSSDDVGDVTWPGNITLRPSKGWAMPTVEKKMKIAIPIQNSPFITVLGENRYDGFCIQLFNMVVGNLSHLYSLPHEFHEFNGSFSDLIELVNDKTYDAIVGDITVLVERIDKVEFTQPYLESGLTMIVPDISAEEETWMFMKPFTWQMWLVTGIILIYTTLVVWFLEVPSSPDLKGSLKSQIAFATWFTFSSLFFAHREKVYSNLTRIVFIVWLFVVLILSSSYTAKLSSMLTIQRLSSNVTDIEMLRRTNSLVGCDNDSFVRNYLENVLNFNRDAIKVIDSSYNPEEIRQKNLSAVFLELPYAQVFMDKHKGYTLTQPTYNFGGFSFVFQRGSPITRDFSKIILDLLENGEMRNLQNHWLTPHNRPTNTISDMPESLSLKSFWGLFVISGTTSTFCFLLALTIWLKKLYHQEASQGI, via the exons ATGTCTTCTCATTCGACAGCTAAAACAGTACAAAGACTTGGGATCTTGTTTCCTCTGCTCATTATCTACTTGCTGTTCAATCTCTCATATGCGGTTAAAGCTCAAGATGAAAAAAGTGTCACCAACGTTGGAGCAATCATTGATGTTGATTCGCGTATCGGGAAACAACAGAAAGCTGCCATGGAAATTGCAGCTGAAAACTTCAACAACCAGTCAAAAACTGATGAGCTGATCCTTCATTTCCGAGATTCTGGCCGCGACCCCTTTCTTGCTGCATATGCTG CTGAACATTTGATAAAGGAAGAGAAGGTACAAGTGATAATTGGCATGGAGACTTGGCAGGAAGCTGTTACAGTAGCTGATgtagtcaaaaacaaaaacctatcTGATGATCAAGTTGTTCCAGTCATTTCCTTTGCAGCACCAACCATAACACCTCCGCTAATACAACACCTTTGGCCTTTCTTGATAAGAATGGGAAGCGATGTTGCTGCTCAGATGGCTTGCATTGGAGATATAGTGTCAGCATACTACTGGAAAAGGGTTGTTGTAGTATATGAAGACGATGGTTATGGTGGCGGCATTGGGAGGCTAGCTCTTTTATCCGAAACTCTAAGAGCTGTTGGTGCAAAGATTGAGCACCGTATAGTTCTCCCACGAATTTCTGAGTCTACTGATCCTTATTGGGATGAAGTAGAGAAGCAGTTTAAGCTTAGCAATGTACAGTCTCGGACATTCATAGTTCTTCAGTCATCTTTGCCAACTGTAACTGGTCTATTCAAAGTAGCTAAGAAGATGGGACTTGTGGGAGTAGATTCGGCTTGGATAATCACAGAAGGTATTGCTAGTTTGCTTGATCCTCAGGACAACCATGATATGGAAGGTACTCTCGGAATCAAGACTTATTATGACAGGAATACTACTACTTATGCCAGTTTCCAGAAAGAATTCCGAACAAAGTATTCAGATGAAGATAACTCTAAGCCAGGAATTTATGCTCTTCGCGCATATGATATTATTTCAATCATCACACAGGCCATAAGTAAAATGAATACTGAGACTACTAATACTAGTCTTCAAGAGTTATTAGCTGAAAGGTTGAGCAATAACTACAAGGGTTTAAGTGGGATCATGCAACTCAAAGGAGGTGAGGTACTGCTGGATTCTCCGAGATTTAGGATCATAAATATTGTGGATGGGAAGACGGATAAAGAACTAAACATCTGGACACCAGGGTTTGGATTCTCGAAAAGCCTTGTTAAAGTATCAGGTACATACAGAAGTAGTGATGATGTTGGTGATGTAACTTGGCCTGGGAACATAACACTACGTCCTTCCAAAGGCTGGGCAATGCCAACTgttgagaagaaaatgaaaattgcgATTCCGATTCAAAACAGTCCATTTATAACTGTCCTGGGGGAGAATCGATATGACGGTTTCTGCATTCAACTGTTCAATATGGTGGTAGGAAATTTGAGTCATTTATATTCCTTGCCACATGAATTTCATGAGTTCAATGGCAGCTTCAGTGATCTGATAGAACTAGTTAATGACAAG ACTTATGATGCTATTGTTGGTGATATAACTGTACTTGTTGAACGAATTGACAAAGTGGAATTCACTCAACCATACCTGGAGTCTGGTTTGACAATGATAGTTCCAGATATATCTGCTGAGGAGGAAACATGGATGTTTATGAAACCTTTCACATGGCAAATGTGGTTGGTGACTGGTATCATCTTAATCTACACGACCTTAGTAGTATGGTTCCTTGAGGTGCCATCCAGTCCAGACTTAAAGGGCTCACTTAAGAGTCAGATTGCCTTTGCAACTTGGTTCACCTTCTCATCTTTGTTCTTTGCTCACA GAGAAAAGGTCTACAGCAACTTGACTCGAATAGTTTTCATAGTGTGGCTGTTTGTTGTATTGATCTTAAGCTCAAGCTACACTGCTAAGCTGTCTTCAATGCTTACCATCCAACGACTGAGCTCGAATGTAACAGACATTGAGATGCTGAGGAGAACCAACTCATTAGTTGGTTGCGATAACGATTCCTTTGTCAGGAATTACCTAGAGAATGTTCTTAATTTCAATCGAGATGCTATCAAGGTAATAGACAGCAGCTACAACCCGGAAGAGAtcagacaaaaaaatttatctGCTGTATTTCTTGAATTGCCATATGCGCAAGTTTTTATGGACAAGCACAAGGGCTACACTCTCACCCAACCCACCTACAATTTTGGAGGCTTTAGCTTT GTATTTCAGAGAGGCTCTCCAATAACTAGGGATTTCTCTAAGATCATTCTAGATCTACTGGAGAATGGAGAAATGAGAAATCTTCAGAATCACTGGTTGACTCCACACAACCGTCCAACCAATACAATTTCTGATATGCCGGAAAGCTTGAGCCTCAAGAGCTTTTGGGGTCTCTTTGTGATATCCGGGACAACTTCGACCTTCTGTTTTCTATTAGCTCTTACTATCTGGCTGAAGAAGTTATATCACCAAGAAGCATCCCAAGGCATTTAA
- the LOC101309025 gene encoding TFIIH basal transcription factor complex p47 subunit-like, with protein sequence MNNGDQRRLNGEIEEDEEDEENNDGLAAWERAYADERSWESLQEDESGLLRPIDNQSLHHAQYRRRLRAATTARIQKGLIRYLYIVIDLSKAASEMDFRPSRMGVVAKHVEAFIREYFYQNPLSQVGLVTIKDGVSHILTDLGGSPESHVKALMGKLECSGDASLQNALDLVQGYLDQIPSYGHREVLIMYSALSTCDPGDIMGTIQKCKKSKIRCSVIGLSAEIFICKHLCQETGGSYYIALDESHLKDLILEHAPPPPAIAEFAIANLIKMGFPQRAAESSVAICSCHKEAKVGDGYTCPRCKARVCELPTECRICGLTLISSPHLARSYHHLFPIVPFDEVSMSLYSDQQNKLPKACFGCQQSVLGPGNKPGLRVACPKCKQHFCLDCDIYIHESLHNCPGCDSTRHSKIPAANEGG encoded by the exons ATGAACAACGGCGACCAGAGACGCTTAAACGGTGAAATCgaagaagacgaggaagaCGAGGAGAACAACGACGGCCTCGCCGCTTGGGAACGAGCCTATGCCGACGAGCGTTCCTGGGAGTCACTTCAAGAGGACGAGTCTGGCTTGCTCCGCCCCATTGATAACCAGAGCCTCCATCACGCCCAGTACCGCCGCCGCCTCCGCGCCGCCACCACTGCCCGGATTCAGAAGGGTCTCATTCGTTATCTTTACATCGTTATCGACCTTTCTAAG GCAGCTTCAGAGATGGATTTTAGACCTAGCCGAATGGGTGTGGTTGCGAAGCATGTTGAAGCTTTCATTAGAGAGTATTTCTACCAGAATCCGCTTAGTCAAGTAGGCCTTGTGACTATAAAAGATGGGGTTTCTCATATCTTAACGGATCTCGGTGGGAGTCCTGAGTCTCATGTTAAAGCTCTGATGGGTAAACTGGAATGCTCAGGCGACGCGTCCCTGCAGAATGCATTGGATCTTGTTCAAGGGTATCTAGATCAGATTCCTTCCTATGGTCACAGGGAAGTTCTGATCATGTATTCAGCTCTCAGTACATGTGATCCTGGGGATATAATGGGAACTATTCAGAAGTGCAAGAAATCTAAAATTAGATGCTCAGTTATTGGTCTCTCAGCAGAAATTTTCATATGCAAACATCTGTGCCAAGAAACTGGGGGCTCCTATTATATTGCATTGGATGAG TCACACTTAAAAGACTTGATATTGGAACATGCACCTCCACCTCCAGCAATTGCAGAATTTGCTATTGCGAATTTGATTAAGATGGGGTTTCCACAAAGAGCAGCAGAGAGCTCTGTGGCAATTTGCTCATGTCACAAGGAGGCAAAAGTCGGAGATGGATACACTTGTCCAAGATGCAAAGCCCGCGTGTGTGAGCTACCTACCGAATGTCGCATTTGTGGGTTGACACTCATTTCCTCACCTCATTTGGCAAGGTCTTATCATCATCTGTTCCCAATTGTACCATTTGATGAGGTCTCTATGTCACTATACAGTGATCAGCAAAACAAGTTACCTAAAGCTTGTTTTGGCTGCCAACAAAGTGTTCTTGGTCCAG GAAACAAACCTGGCCTTCGGGTTGCTTGTCCAAAGTGTAAGCAGCACTTTTGCCTTGATTgtgacatatatattcatgagAGCTTGCATAACTGCCCAGGCTGTGACAGTACCAGGCATTCAAAGATACCAGCCGCAAATGAAGGAGGATGA
- the LOC101309315 gene encoding E3 SUMO-protein ligase SIZ1-like yields MDLVASCKEKLAYFRIKELKDVLTQLGLSKQGKKQDLVDRILSLLSDEQVSKLWPKKTAVGKVQVAELVDDTYRKMQISGATTDLASKGQCISDSSNVKVKGEIDDPFHSDMKVRCLCGSSLETESMIKCEDLRCQVWQHIGCVIIPEKPMEGNPPVPELFYCELCRLSRADPFWVTVLHPLHPVKLNVTNIPTDGSNPVQSVDKTFQLTRADRDLLSKPEYDVQAWCMLLNDKVSFRMQWPQYADLQVNGMPVRAINRPNSQLLGANGRDDGPIITPYTRDGINKICLTICDARIFCLGVRIVKRRTVQQILNLIPKESDGERFEDALARVCRCVGGGTAMDNDDSDSDLEVVADSFTVNLRCPMSGSRMKVAGRFKPCLHMGCFDLDVFVELNQRSRKWQCPICLKNYALENVIVDPYFNRIASKMRHCGEDVAEIEVKPDGSWRAKVKTESECRELGELGWWHLPDSTLCIPTNGETTPKSEVLKPVKQEGVSEGHTGLKLGIRKNRNGVWEVSRPEEMNTSSGNKLQQQFGEHELKVIPMSSSATGSGRDGEDASVNQDGGGNFDFSTNNGIEMDSFSLNVDSAYGFAAPNSSAPVGDAEVIVLSDSDEDIMPSETIYGNNFSDAGGIGFPVPSSGIADSYGEDPVLANGGNSCLGLFSGNDDEYLSNWPPLPPGTQGGAGFQLFSSEADLPDPLVSLHHDSINCSTSMNGYTLAPEAAMGSATLAHESSVGPLDTDMNDGLVDNPLAFTGDDPSLQIFLPTRPSDASLQSNMRDRADVSNGVHSEDWISLRLGGDASGFKGESGTPNGQISKRHVPSREATMNTLAEASLLLGMNNDSGRSDKRSRPRSNSPFSFPRQKRSSRTRLYLSIDSDSE; encoded by the exons ATGGATTTGGTAGCTAGTTGCAAG GAAAAGTTGGCATATTTTCGGATAAAAGAGCTCAAGGATGTTCTCACCCAATTAGGTCTGTCAAAGCAGGGGAAGAAGCAG GATCTTGTTGACCGGATATTGTCCCTTCTTTCTGATGAGCAAG TTTCAAAATTGTGGCCAAAGAAGACTGCTGTTGGAAAGGTACAGGTCGCAGAACTTGTAGATGACACCTATAG AAAAATGCAAATATCTGGGGCTACCACTGATTTAGCATCGAAGGGCCAGTGCATCTCTGATAGTAGCAATGTGAAAGTTAAAGGTGAAATTGATGATCCCTTCCACTCAGATATGAAGGTTCGTTGTCTCTGCGGGAGTTCATTAGAAACAGAGTCAATGATCAAG TGTGAGGATCTGAGGTGTCAAGTGTGGCAACACATCGGTTGTGTTATAATTCCAGAGAAGCCGATGGAAGGCAATCCACCAGTTCCTGAATTATTTTATTGTGAACTCTGTCGACTAAGTCGAGCTGACCC GTTTTGGGTAACTGTGCTTCATCCTTTACATCCTGTGAAGTTGAATGTTACTAATATTCCAACTGATGG CTCAAACCCTGTACAAAGTGTGGATAAAACGTTTCAACTCACAAGAGCAGACAGGGACTTGCTGTCTAAACCAGAATATGATGTTCAG GCTTGGTGCATGCTGTTAAATGACAAAGTTTCCTTCAGGATGCAATGGCCACAATATGCAGATCTACAGGTCAATG GTATGCCTGTTCGTGCCATTAATAGACCTAATTCGCAACTTCTTGGAGCTAATGGTCGTGATGATGGTCCCATT ATCACACCATACACGAGAGACGGAATTAATAAGATTTGCTTAACAATATGTGATGCCCGTATTTTCTGCTTAGGGGTTCGTATTGTGAAGAGGCGCACTGTCCAACAG ATTCTCAATCTGATTCCTAAGGAGTCTGATGGTGAACGATTTGAAGATGCTCTTGCTCGTGTTTGTCGTTGTGTTGGTGGCGGTACTGCAATGGATAATGATGATAGTGACAGTGACTTGGAAGTTGTGGCAGATTCGTTCACCGTCAATCTTCGATGTCCA ATGAGTGGTTCAAGGATGAAGGTGGCTGGTAGATTCAAACCTTGTCTTCACATGGGCTGTTTTGATCtggatgtttttgttgaaCTAAATCAGCGTTCAAGGAAG TGGCAATGTCCAATTTGTCTAAAGAACTACGCATTGGAGAATGTCATTGTTGATCCTTATTTTAATCGTATCGCTTCCAAG ATGAGACATTGTGGAGAAGATGTTGCAGAGATAGAGGTGAAGCCTGATGGTTCTTGGCGAGCAAAGGTTAAAACTGAAAGTGAATGCAGGGAACTTGGGGAACTTGGGTGGTGGCACCTTCCTGATAGTACGCTTTGCATTCCAACAAATGGAGAAACTACCCCAAAATCGGAGGTGTTGAAGCCGGTCAAACAGGAAGGTGTTTCAGAAGGTCATACTGGTCTAAAACTTGGAATCAGGAAGAACCGGAATGGTGTTTGGGAAGTTAGCAGACCTGAAGAAATGAACACTTCTTCTGGTAACAAGTTACAACAGCAGTTTGGAGAACATGAGCTTAAAGTTATCCCCATGAGTAGCAGTGCCACTGGGAGTGGTAGGGATGGTGAAGATGCAAGTGTAAATCAGGACGGTGGTGGgaattttgatttctctaCGAACAATGGAATAGAGATGGATTCTTTTTCTCTGAATGTTGATTCAGCATATGGATTTGCAGCACCAAATTCTTCTGCACCAGTAGGAGATGCAGAAGTTATTGTACTAAGTGATTCAGATGAAGACATAATGCCTTCTGAAACCATTTACGGGAATAATTTTTCTGATGCTGGTGGAATTGGTTTTCCTGTGCCCTCTTCAGGAATTGCTGATTCTTACGGTGAAGATCCTGTGCTTGCTAATGGGGGTAATTCATGCTTGGGTCTTTTTAGTGGCAATGACGATGAATATCTGTCCAACTGGCCACCATTACCTCCTGGAACTCAAGGTGGCGCTGGATTCCAATTATTTAGCTCTGAGGCAGATCTACCAGATCCCCTAGTCAGTCTTCATCATGATTCCATAAATTGTTCCACATCTATGAATGGATACACGTTGGCTCCAGAAGCTGCCATGGGATCTGCCACTCTAGCCCATGAATCATCTGTTGGTCCTTTAGATACTGACATGAATGATGGCTTAGTTGATAATCCCTTGGCTTTTACTGGTGATGATCCCTctcttcaaatttttcttccCACAAGACCATCAGATGCATCACTTCAATCCAATATGAGAGATCGGGCTGATGTGTCGAATGGTGTTCATTCAGAGGATTGGATATCTCTTAGGCTAGGGGGTGATGCCAGTGGCTTTAAAGGAGAATCTGGGACTCCAAATGGACAGATTTCTAAAAGGCATGTGCCATCTAGAGAAGCTACAATGAATACTTTGGCTGAAG CTTCTTTGCTTCTCGGTATGAATAATGACAGTGGCAGATCTGACAAGAGAAGTAGGCCGAGATCAAATAGTCCTTTTTCATTTCCTCGCCAAAAACGTTCTTCAAGAACACGGCTGTATCTTTCCATCGACTCTGACTCTGAGTAG
- the LOC101309605 gene encoding proteasome subunit beta type-4-like: MESNQANPSILCNPEGSQRTLYPYVTGTSVVALKYRDGILMAADMGGSYGSTLRYKSVERMKPIGKHSLLGASGEISDFQELLKYLDELVLYDNMWDDGNSLGPKEIHNYLTRVMYNRRNKFNPLWNSLVLGGVKNGKQYLGMVSMIGVNFEDDHVATGFGNHLARPILRDEWRADLSFEEGVKLLEKCMRVLLYRDRSAVNKLQIAKITEEGVTISKPYALKTFWGYSAFQNPTAGAEGSW; this comes from the exons ATGGAGTCGAACCAAGCCAATCCGAGCATACTGTGCAACCCAGAAGGCTCCCAGAGAACCCT GTACCCATATGTCACTGGTACATCTGTAGTGGCTCTCAAGTACAGAGATGGGATTTTGATGGCTGCTGATATGGGAG GCTCATATGGGTCTACCCTGCGGTACAAGAGTGTGGAACGCATGAAGCCTATTGGAAAGCATTCTCTTCTTGGCGCAAGTGGAGAAATAAGTGATTTCCAGGAGTTGTTAAAATATCTTGATGAGCTCGT CCTATATGACAACATGTGGGATGATGGGAACTCTTTGGGACCTAAAGAGATCCACAACTATTTGACTCGTGTGATGTACAATCGGCGTAACAAGTTCAATCCACTGTGGAATTCACTTGTCCTTGGTGGAGTGAAGAACGGAAAGCAATACCTTGGAATG GTTAGTATGATTGGTGTAAATTTTGAGGACGACCATGTTGCTACTGGATTTGGGAATCACCTTGCAAGGCCTATTCTTCGTGATGAGTGGCGTGCGGACTTGAGTTTCGAAGAAGGCGTGAAGCTGCTGGAGAAGTGCATGCGTGTCCTTCTGTACCGTGATAGGTCTGCTGTCAACAAGCTTCAG ATAGCTAAGATCACTGAAGAGGGTGTAACAATCTCTAAACCCTACGCTTTGAAGACTTTCTGGGGATACTCTGCTTTCCAAAATCCAACTGCTGGTGCTGAAGGATCATGGTAA